One genomic region from Croceicoccus sp. YJ47 encodes:
- the rarD gene encoding EamA family transporter RarD, translating to MTEPATAAPVRSGLPYAIGAYGMWGIFPLYLVLLNAVSPWALVGWRILWTLPLCAIMLSVAGQWGAIRAALRDRRVLIAMVGSSALISVNWLVYIYAVQSGSFYAASLGYYINPLVNVLLGTVVLKERLSKLQWLAVGLAAIGIAILAWEAEATLWISLVLAFSFSTYGLIRKTVAIAPLPGLTVEVILLAV from the coding sequence ATGACTGAACCCGCCACCGCAGCGCCGGTGCGCAGCGGCCTGCCCTATGCCATCGGCGCCTATGGGATGTGGGGGATTTTCCCGCTCTACCTCGTCCTGCTCAACGCGGTCAGCCCGTGGGCGCTGGTCGGCTGGCGCATCCTGTGGACCTTGCCGCTGTGTGCGATCATGTTGAGCGTGGCGGGACAGTGGGGCGCGATCCGGGCCGCGCTGCGCGACCGCCGCGTCCTGATCGCGATGGTCGGCAGCTCCGCTTTGATCAGCGTGAACTGGCTCGTGTATATCTACGCGGTGCAGAGCGGGTCGTTCTACGCAGCGAGCCTTGGCTATTACATCAATCCGCTCGTGAACGTGCTGCTCGGCACGGTCGTGCTCAAGGAACGGTTGAGTAAGCTGCAATGGCTTGCCGTCGGGCTGGCCGCGATCGGCATCGCGATTCTCGCATGGGAAGCGGAGGCGACCTTGTGGATCAGCCTCGTGCTCGCCTTTTCCTTTTCGACCTATGGCCTCATTCGCAAGACGGTGGCCATCGCGCCGCTGCCGGGGTTGACGGTGGAGGTGATCCTGCTTGCGGTGTAA
- a CDS encoding dihydroorotase, whose translation MNDTHDTPEWSLSGGTVHTPSGPVERDVGIRDGKIVGIGHFPGVRSVDCTGLDILPGVIDSQVHFREPGLEHKEDLETGSRAAVLGGITAVFEMPNTNPNTDTAERITDKLSRAHHRMWCDHAFYIGATAENAEHLAELERMRGTAGVKIFMGASTGSLLVSDDDNLARVLNSGVRRVAIHAEDEDRMNARKGERVPNDPSSHPVWRDDESAMLATRRILRIARAANRPIHILHVTTPAELAEISKHRDIASCEVTPQHLTLAAEDAYPRLGTHAQMNPPIRSAAHRDGLWHWLQQGVPDVLGSDHAPHTAEEKAKPYPDAPSGMPGVQTLLPLMLNHVAEGRMTLDRLIDMTSAGVQRIFGLVGKGRIAAGYDADFTVIDRKGSFTITEEWLASRCGWSPFTGMELKGRVVGTIIRGHTAMWDGQLGERATGEPLRFAGAL comes from the coding sequence ATGAACGATACGCATGACACGCCCGAATGGTCCCTTAGCGGGGGAACCGTCCACACGCCATCTGGTCCCGTCGAGCGCGATGTCGGCATTCGCGACGGAAAGATCGTGGGCATCGGCCATTTCCCCGGGGTGCGCAGCGTGGATTGCACCGGGCTCGACATCCTGCCCGGCGTCATCGACAGCCAAGTCCATTTTCGCGAACCGGGGCTGGAGCACAAGGAAGACCTCGAAACCGGAAGCCGCGCCGCGGTCCTGGGCGGAATCACCGCGGTCTTTGAAATGCCGAACACCAACCCCAATACCGATACCGCCGAACGCATCACGGACAAGCTGTCGCGCGCCCATCACCGCATGTGGTGCGACCATGCGTTCTACATCGGGGCGACGGCCGAAAATGCGGAACATCTGGCCGAGCTGGAGCGGATGCGCGGCACGGCGGGGGTGAAGATCTTCATGGGCGCGTCCACCGGCAGCCTGCTGGTGTCGGACGACGACAATCTGGCCCGCGTGCTCAATTCCGGGGTGCGCCGCGTCGCCATCCATGCCGAGGACGAGGACCGCATGAATGCGCGGAAGGGCGAGCGTGTGCCGAACGATCCGTCCTCCCATCCGGTATGGCGCGACGATGAAAGCGCGATGCTCGCCACCCGCCGCATCCTGCGCATCGCGCGCGCGGCGAATCGCCCGATCCATATCCTGCACGTGACCACCCCGGCGGAGCTGGCCGAGATCAGCAAGCATCGCGACATCGCCAGCTGCGAGGTTACGCCGCAACATCTCACGCTCGCGGCGGAGGATGCGTATCCCCGGCTCGGCACCCATGCACAGATGAACCCCCCGATCCGCAGCGCCGCGCATCGCGACGGGCTGTGGCACTGGTTGCAGCAGGGCGTGCCCGACGTGCTCGGCTCCGACCATGCGCCGCACACGGCGGAGGAAAAGGCGAAACCCTATCCCGATGCGCCGTCGGGCATGCCGGGGGTGCAGACGCTGCTGCCGCTGATGCTGAACCATGTGGCGGAGGGGCGCATGACTCTCGACCGGCTGATCGACATGACCAGCGCGGGGGTGCAGCGGATCTTCGGCCTGGTCGGCAAGGGGCGCATCGCCGCCGGTTACGACGCCGATTTCACCGTGATCGACCGCAAGGGCTCCTTCACGATTACCGAGGAATGGCTCGCCTCGCGCTGCGGCTGGTCGCCGTTTACGGGCATGGAGCTGAAGGGGCGCGTCGTCGGCACGATCATCCGCGGGCACACCGCCATGTGGGACGGGCAACTGGGCGAGCGCGCGACAGGCGAACCGTTGCGCTTCGCAGGCGCGCTCTAG
- a CDS encoding folate-binding protein YgfZ, protein MPHDSRSPAPAPMRGLATRLCERAVIRLSGDDAVSFLQGLITTDVTKSLPVWAALLSAQGKVLFDFFVWLSGKDMLIDCEAEHTEELIRRLSLYRLRRKIDIAVDPKVTVHWNAHPGDGGADDPRLSALGQRWLEPVDESDAACADAAYREHRLSLGVTEGRAELGHDQTLWLECNAGELHGVSFDKGCYIGQENTARMNWRQKVNRRLTVVPIQLSDEKRRRIAYDDLGLAVDHRRVDDIDADRAPRWMAKALEAGNADPA, encoded by the coding sequence ATGCCCCACGATTCCCGCTCGCCCGCCCCCGCGCCGATGCGCGGGCTGGCCACCCGCCTGTGCGAACGTGCCGTCATCCGGCTTTCGGGCGACGACGCGGTAAGCTTTCTTCAGGGGCTGATTACGACCGACGTGACGAAATCGCTCCCTGTGTGGGCTGCGCTGCTTTCGGCGCAGGGCAAGGTGCTGTTCGATTTCTTCGTCTGGCTTTCGGGCAAGGACATGCTGATCGATTGCGAGGCGGAGCATACCGAGGAACTGATCCGGCGGCTCTCGCTCTATCGCCTGCGCCGCAAGATCGACATCGCGGTCGATCCGAAGGTTACCGTCCACTGGAACGCGCATCCGGGCGACGGCGGGGCGGACGATCCGCGCCTGTCCGCGCTCGGTCAACGCTGGCTCGAACCTGTCGACGAAAGCGATGCGGCATGCGCCGATGCGGCCTATCGCGAACATCGGCTCTCGCTCGGCGTGACGGAAGGGCGCGCGGAACTCGGCCATGATCAGACGCTCTGGCTCGAATGCAATGCCGGCGAACTCCACGGGGTGAGTTTCGACAAGGGTTGCTATATCGGGCAGGAAAACACGGCGCGAATGAACTGGCGGCAGAAGGTGAACCGGCGGCTGACCGTGGTGCCGATACAGCTTTCGGACGAAAAGCGGCGGCGCATCGCCTATGACGATCTCGGCCTTGCGGTGGATCACCGGCGGGTCGACGATATCGATGCGGACCGCGCGCCGCGCTGGATGGCGAAGGCGCTGGAGGCGGGCAACGCTGACCCGGCCTAA
- a CDS encoding TetR family transcriptional regulator — translation MSIRKRLSPEDSRRAALDAARALLVESGPQAVTLKAVAGRIGRTHSNLLHHFGSAAGLQKALAGYLATTVCTIIAEAIAARRAGHGSAREVVDLVFDAFGREGAGALASWMLLSGNEDALDPVFEAIHTLVDNIAPGEDTRPIREATMMLVLLALGQATMGDALAASLALPGDAARDMAERQLLAMLPDEAIACV, via the coding sequence ATGTCAATAAGGAAGCGCCTGAGCCCCGAAGACAGCCGCCGTGCCGCGCTCGATGCGGCGCGCGCGCTGCTCGTCGAAAGCGGGCCGCAGGCCGTCACGTTGAAGGCGGTCGCGGGCCGGATCGGGCGCACCCATTCCAACCTCCTCCACCATTTCGGAAGCGCGGCGGGCCTGCAAAAAGCGCTGGCCGGCTATCTCGCGACGACGGTGTGCACGATCATTGCAGAGGCGATCGCCGCGCGCCGGGCCGGGCACGGGAGCGCGCGCGAGGTGGTCGATCTGGTCTTCGATGCGTTCGGGCGCGAGGGGGCGGGCGCGCTGGCGAGCTGGATGCTGCTTTCGGGGAACGAGGATGCGCTCGACCCCGTGTTCGAGGCGATTCACACGCTCGTCGACAATATCGCGCCGGGTGAGGATACGCGCCCCATCCGGGAGGCGACGATGATGCTCGTGCTGCTGGCGCTCGGTCAGGCGACAATGGGCGATGCGCTGGCCGCCTCGCTCGCCCTTCCCGGCGATGCCGCGCGCGACATGGCGGAGCGGCAATTGCTCGCCATGCTCCCGGACGAGGCGATCGCCTGCGTTTAG
- a CDS encoding metal-dependent hydrolase codes for MAHSNITPDLTATAPAGLMPPVAIQIRNRRFKRGEPAQRWWAGGDPFATAVFNSLSITFPKGEAYFIRSVKAHRKGAPPELAAQIRDFVTQEVNHTREHVAFNKAVTNAGYDIADLERQVDEDLAEARQRPVIFNLAATMALEHFTAMFAHQLLADPRHLRGVEGDAAYLWRWHAVEEIEHKGVAYDTYAHATRDWSRWKRYKLKSVMMLLVTKNFLSRRYRGAIELLRQDGITGPRAHLGVLRHALLSPGILRKAIPDWLSYFKPGFHPWNLDDSHLLARYDAGADTVAPHAAGDTAAA; via the coding sequence ATGGCCCATAGCAACATCACGCCCGATTTGACAGCGACCGCACCGGCCGGCCTGATGCCGCCCGTCGCGATCCAGATTCGCAACCGCCGGTTCAAGCGCGGCGAGCCGGCGCAACGCTGGTGGGCGGGGGGCGATCCGTTCGCGACCGCCGTGTTCAATTCGCTGTCGATCACCTTTCCCAAGGGCGAGGCCTATTTCATCAGATCGGTGAAGGCGCATCGCAAGGGCGCCCCACCCGAGCTCGCCGCGCAGATCCGCGATTTCGTGACACAGGAAGTCAATCACACGCGCGAGCACGTCGCCTTCAACAAGGCGGTGACGAACGCAGGCTACGACATCGCCGATTTGGAGCGGCAGGTGGACGAGGATCTTGCCGAGGCGCGACAGCGGCCGGTGATCTTCAATCTCGCCGCGACCATGGCGCTCGAACATTTTACGGCGATGTTCGCCCATCAATTGCTCGCCGATCCGCGCCATCTGCGCGGAGTCGAAGGCGATGCGGCCTATCTGTGGCGCTGGCACGCGGTCGAGGAGATCGAGCACAAGGGCGTCGCCTACGATACCTACGCCCATGCCACGCGCGACTGGAGCCGGTGGAAGCGCTACAAGCTGAAATCGGTGATGATGCTGCTGGTGACGAAGAATTTTCTGTCGCGGCGGTATCGCGGGGCGATCGAACTGCTGCGTCAGGACGGCATCACCGGCCCGCGCGCGCATCTCGGCGTGCTGCGCCATGCGTTGCTCTCGCCGGGCATCCTGCGCAAGGCGATCCCGGACTGGCTATCCTATTTCAAGCCGGGCTTTCACCCCTGGAACCTCGACGACAGCCATCTGCTCGCACGCTATGACGCGGGGGCCGACACGGTCGCCCCCCACGCGGCCGGCGACACCGCCGCGGCCTAG
- the rpmA gene encoding 50S ribosomal protein L27: MAHKKAGGSSRNGRDLAGRRLGVKKFGGENVIGGNIIVRQRGTKFYPGTNVGIGKDHTLFALGEGRVRFHDGKLGRKYVSVDVMAEAAE; encoded by the coding sequence ATGGCACATAAAAAAGCAGGCGGCTCTTCGCGCAACGGTCGCGATCTGGCTGGCCGCCGCCTCGGCGTCAAGAAGTTCGGCGGCGAGAACGTCATCGGCGGCAACATCATCGTGCGTCAGCGCGGTACGAAGTTCTATCCCGGCACCAATGTCGGCATCGGCAAGGACCACACGCTGTTCGCGCTGGGCGAAGGTCGCGTGCGTTTCCATGACGGCAAGCTAGGCCGCAAATACGTATCCGTCGATGTCATGGCAGAAGCTGCCGAATAA
- the rplU gene encoding 50S ribosomal protein L21 — MGPIGRIPRKDREGQQETDLTNMFAIVRTGGKQYRVAEGDKIAVEKLAGEAGDTITLGDVLLAYEGAELSDAGKVTVSAEIIAQAKSEKVVVFKKRRRHNYRRKQGHRQQMTLLRITSVGSGAKKAAKKTDDAA, encoded by the coding sequence ATGGGACCGATCGGTCGTATTCCGCGTAAGGATCGTGAAGGGCAGCAAGAAACGGATTTGACTAACATGTTCGCAATCGTGCGCACTGGCGGCAAGCAGTATCGCGTCGCCGAGGGAGACAAGATCGCTGTCGAGAAGCTGGCTGGCGAGGCCGGTGACACGATCACGCTGGGCGATGTCCTGCTGGCTTACGAAGGTGCCGAGCTTTCGGATGCCGGCAAGGTGACCGTTTCGGCGGAAATCATCGCGCAGGCGAAGTCGGAGAAGGTCGTCGTCTTTAAAAAGCGTCGCCGTCACAACTATCGCCGCAAGCAGGGCCACCGTCAGCAGATGACCCTCCTGCGCATCACCTCGGTCGGGAGCGGTGCCAAGAAGGCCGCGAAAAAGACCGACGACGCGGCCTGA